In a single window of the Limnohabitans sp. 2KL-27 genome:
- a CDS encoding Tex family protein: MQKILAQLADEIRIRPEQVKAAVELLDGGATVPFIARYRKEVTDGLDDIQLRELEARLGYLRELEDRRAAVIKSITEQGKMTPELWAAIDAAPTKQELEDLYIPFKPKRRTKGMIAREAGLEPLADKLFADPWLDPQAEAAAFVLPAGAIEGADFSTTAAVLDGVRDLLSERWAEDALLVQALREWLWSEGLFKSKLADGKDEHNADVAKFRDYFDYDEPIGRVPSHRALAVFRGRALEILDAKLVLPVEPEPGRPSIAEGKIAMHLGWSHAGRSSDDLIRKCVAWTWRVKLSLSTERDLFARLREEAEKVAIKVFSDNLRDLLLAAPAGPRVVMGLDPGIRTGVKVAVVDTTGKLVDTSTVYPHEPRKDWEGSLFTLAKLCEKHQVNLIAIGNGTASRETDKLAGDLIKQLARLQGSAEIQKVVVSEAGASVYSASEFASQEMPDVDVSLRGAASIARRLQDPLSELVKIDPKAIGVGQYQHDVNQSELAKTLDAVVEDCVNSVGVDLNTASVPLLTRVSGLSASVAKSVVRWRDANGVFKARQDLLKVTGLGAKTFEQSAGFLRIRGGDNPLDMTGVHPETYPVVEQIIVKTAKPIQDIMGRSDVLKTLKPELFANDKFGAITIRDILGELEKPGRDPRPDFKVARLADGVEDIKDLKEGMTLEGTVSNVAQFGAFVDLGVHQDGLVHVSQLANKFVTDAREVVKTGDIVKVKVLEVDVARKRISLTMKLDAAPARRDGPRDNKFEGAGRDHRQRSGGGYTSPPAAVAGSAMASAFAKLQGIKK; this comes from the coding sequence ATGCAGAAAATCCTGGCCCAACTGGCCGATGAAATCCGGATCCGCCCTGAGCAGGTCAAAGCGGCCGTGGAATTGTTGGACGGTGGGGCCACCGTCCCCTTCATCGCCCGTTACCGCAAAGAAGTGACCGATGGGCTGGACGACATCCAGCTGCGTGAACTCGAGGCCCGCTTGGGCTATTTGCGCGAACTGGAAGACCGCCGTGCCGCAGTGATCAAGAGCATCACCGAGCAGGGCAAGATGACGCCCGAGTTGTGGGCCGCCATCGATGCCGCGCCCACCAAGCAGGAACTGGAAGACCTGTACATCCCTTTCAAACCCAAGCGCCGCACCAAAGGCATGATCGCCCGCGAGGCAGGCTTGGAGCCTTTGGCCGACAAGCTGTTTGCCGACCCCTGGCTCGACCCGCAAGCCGAGGCCGCCGCTTTTGTCCTGCCCGCTGGGGCGATTGAAGGCGCGGACTTCAGCACCACGGCGGCGGTGCTCGATGGCGTGCGCGATTTGCTCAGTGAGCGCTGGGCCGAAGACGCCTTGCTCGTGCAGGCCTTGCGTGAGTGGCTCTGGAGCGAAGGCCTGTTCAAAAGCAAACTGGCCGATGGCAAGGACGAGCACAACGCGGATGTGGCCAAGTTCCGCGATTACTTTGATTACGACGAACCCATTGGGCGCGTGCCCAGTCACCGGGCTTTGGCGGTGTTTCGCGGCCGTGCCTTGGAAATACTCGATGCCAAACTGGTGCTGCCCGTCGAACCGGAGCCGGGCAGACCCAGCATCGCCGAGGGCAAGATCGCCATGCACCTGGGCTGGAGCCATGCCGGCCGTTCATCGGACGACCTGATCCGCAAATGCGTGGCCTGGACCTGGCGTGTGAAATTGAGCCTGTCCACCGAGCGCGATTTGTTTGCGCGTCTGCGCGAGGAGGCCGAGAAAGTGGCCATCAAGGTTTTTTCTGACAACCTGCGCGACTTGCTGCTGGCCGCGCCTGCCGGCCCCCGCGTGGTCATGGGGCTGGATCCGGGCATCCGCACCGGCGTGAAAGTGGCCGTGGTGGACACCACCGGCAAGCTGGTCGACACCTCCACGGTGTACCCCCACGAGCCGCGCAAGGACTGGGAAGGCTCGCTGTTTACCTTGGCCAAACTGTGCGAAAAGCACCAGGTCAACCTGATCGCCATTGGCAACGGCACCGCCAGCCGCGAGACCGACAAACTGGCCGGGGACCTGATCAAGCAACTGGCGCGCCTGCAGGGGAGTGCAGAAATCCAAAAAGTTGTGGTCAGCGAGGCCGGGGCTTCGGTTTACAGCGCCAGCGAATTCGCCAGTCAAGAAATGCCGGATGTGGATGTGAGCCTGCGCGGTGCGGCCTCCATTGCCCGGCGCTTGCAAGACCCGCTGTCCGAGTTGGTCAAGATCGACCCGAAAGCGATTGGTGTGGGCCAGTACCAGCACGATGTGAACCAAAGTGAGCTGGCCAAGACGCTGGACGCGGTGGTCGAAGACTGTGTGAACTCGGTCGGGGTCGACCTGAACACCGCCAGTGTGCCTTTGCTCACGCGGGTGTCGGGCTTGTCGGCCTCGGTGGCCAAGTCGGTGGTGCGTTGGCGCGACGCCAACGGGGTGTTCAAGGCCCGCCAAGACTTGCTCAAGGTGACCGGCCTGGGCGCCAAGACCTTCGAGCAAAGCGCCGGCTTCTTGCGCATCCGAGGCGGCGACAACCCGCTGGACATGACGGGCGTGCACCCTGAAACCTACCCGGTGGTCGAACAGATCATTGTGAAAACCGCCAAGCCAATCCAAGACATCATGGGCCGCAGCGACGTGCTCAAAACGCTCAAGCCCGAGCTGTTTGCGAACGACAAGTTCGGCGCCATCACGATTCGGGACATCCTCGGCGAGCTGGAAAAACCCGGCCGTGATCCACGGCCCGATTTCAAGGTGGCCCGCTTGGCCGACGGTGTGGAGGACATCAAGGACCTCAAAGAAGGCATGACCTTGGAAGGCACCGTGAGCAACGTGGCCCAGTTTGGCGCGTTTGTCGACCTGGGCGTGCACCAGGACGGGCTGGTCCATGTGAGCCAGTTGGCCAACAAATTTGTCACCGATGCCCGTGAAGTCGTCAAAACCGGTGACATTGTGAAGGTCAAGGTGCTCGAAGTCGACGTGGCCCGCAAGCGCATCAGCCTGACCATGAAGCTCGACGCCGCACCTGCAAGGCGCGATGGCCCCCGAGACAACAAGTTTGAAGGGGCAGGGCGCGATCACCGCCAACGCAGCGGCGGGGGGTACACCTCGCCGCCAGCTGCCGTTGCGGGATCGGCCATGGCCAGTGCCTTTGCCAAGTTGCAGGGAATCAAGAAGTAA
- a CDS encoding phospholipase, whose amino-acid sequence MQALHIHAGPKALAHIREHGLRPEHIGVIPGAAGGPKGLILGPLDRFIFGEWLPQSQQLVDLVGASIGAWRMATACLNGSVSAFERLEHDYIHQHYEPLPGKKRVSAEQVSAAFGDSLQAFYGGRIAEVLDQTRYRLHIVTSRGRHVLNREHAVGTPLGYAGAFLSNAVHRRALGGWLERVVFSAQGAALPFDAHDFRTRAVGLTEDNFMPALQASCSIPFALKAVHDIPGAPAGAYWDGGITDYHLHLNWTTGSPMYGKGPERAIVLYPHFQKSVVPGWLDKSLKWRHRATPFLDSTIVLAPNPEWVKTLPNGKLPDRQDFLSYDRDLAGRVKVWNAAARASEQLAAEFRAWLQNPSLLSVQPL is encoded by the coding sequence ATGCAAGCCCTCCACATCCACGCAGGCCCCAAGGCGCTGGCCCATATCCGTGAACACGGTTTGCGACCCGAGCACATTGGCGTCATTCCGGGTGCGGCGGGCGGCCCCAAGGGGCTGATCCTGGGGCCACTGGACCGATTCATCTTTGGTGAGTGGCTGCCCCAAAGCCAGCAGCTGGTGGACTTGGTGGGGGCCTCGATTGGCGCGTGGCGCATGGCGACGGCCTGTCTGAACGGGTCAGTGTCGGCGTTTGAGCGGCTGGAGCACGACTACATCCACCAGCATTACGAGCCGCTGCCGGGCAAAAAGCGCGTGAGCGCCGAACAGGTGAGTGCTGCGTTTGGTGACAGCCTGCAAGCGTTTTACGGCGGCCGGATCGCGGAGGTGCTGGACCAAACACGTTACAGACTGCACATCGTCACCTCGCGTGGTCGGCATGTCCTGAACCGCGAACACGCGGTGGGCACGCCGCTGGGCTATGCAGGGGCTTTTTTGAGCAACGCTGTGCACCGCCGGGCCTTGGGCGGCTGGTTGGAGCGGGTGGTCTTTTCCGCGCAAGGCGCAGCCCTGCCGTTTGACGCGCACGACTTTCGCACCCGCGCTGTGGGCCTGACAGAGGACAACTTCATGCCTGCACTGCAAGCCAGTTGTTCCATTCCGTTTGCACTCAAAGCCGTGCATGATATTCCCGGTGCCCCCGCTGGAGCGTATTGGGACGGCGGCATCACCGATTACCACCTGCACCTGAACTGGACTACAGGGTCGCCGATGTATGGGAAAGGTCCGGAGCGGGCCATTGTGCTGTACCCACATTTTCAGAAAAGCGTGGTGCCGGGTTGGCTCGACAAATCACTCAAGTGGCGTCACCGCGCGACGCCTTTTCTGGACAGCACCATCGTCCTGGCCCCCAACCCCGAGTGGGTCAAAACCCTGCCCAATGGCAAATTGCCTGACCGCCAGGATTTCCTGAGCTACGACCGCGATCTGGCAGGGCGGGTGAAGGTTTGGAATGCGGCTGCCCGCGCCAGCGAGCAATTGGCCGCTGAATTTAGGGCCTGGTTGCAAAACCCGAGTTTGTTGAGTGTTCAACCCTTGTGA